From one Sphingobacteriales bacterium genomic stretch:
- the sufC gene encoding Fe-S cluster assembly ATPase SufC: MLKINNLHASIAGKEILKGFTLEVNAGEIHAIMGPNGTGKSTLGNIISGKEGYEVTEGTVEFEGVSIFDLEPEERARLGIFLAFQYPVEIPGVSNANFLKAAVSEIRKSKGEEPMPPGDFLKMMREKMALVEMNKDFISRSVNQGFSGGEKKRNEIFQMAMLNPKLAILDETDSGLDIDALRIVANGVNKLRTKDNAFVVITHYQRLLDYIIPDFVHVMYDGHIVKTGDKNLALELEEKGYDWVKELEIV, encoded by the coding sequence ATGCTTAAAATAAACAATTTACACGCATCCATTGCAGGAAAAGAAATTCTGAAAGGATTTACGCTGGAAGTCAATGCCGGCGAAATACACGCCATCATGGGACCCAACGGCACGGGAAAATCAACCTTAGGAAATATTATTTCCGGTAAAGAAGGTTACGAAGTGACGGAAGGCACGGTTGAATTTGAAGGTGTCAGCATCTTCGATTTAGAACCTGAAGAAAGGGCACGCTTAGGTATATTCCTCGCCTTTCAGTATCCGGTGGAAATTCCAGGTGTTTCTAATGCCAACTTCCTGAAAGCTGCCGTGAGCGAAATCCGCAAATCCAAAGGCGAAGAGCCTATGCCTCCGGGTGATTTCCTGAAAATGATGCGCGAAAAAATGGCTCTGGTAGAAATGAATAAAGATTTCATTTCCCGTTCGGTCAATCAGGGGTTCTCCGGCGGCGAAAAAAAACGCAATGAAATCTTCCAGATGGCCATGCTGAATCCTAAACTCGCCATTCTCGATGAAACGGATTCCGGTTTGGATATCGACGCCTTGCGTATCGTTGCCAATGGTGTAAATAAATTGCGGACAAAAGACAATGCCTTTGTGGTGATTACCCACTATCAGCGTTTGCTGGACTATATCATTCCGGATTTTGTGCATGTCATGTACGACGGACACATCGTAAAAACCGGTGATAAAAACTTAGCCCTAGAGCTGGAAGAAAAGGGATATGACTGGGTAAAGGAATTGGAAATAGTTTAA
- the sufD gene encoding Fe-S cluster assembly protein SufD — protein sequence MIEQLENIIPAIQDEHQKVSLQNAVSIGIPTMKQEEWKYTYYNKILQQGFTVPTPKGLKTPSTLAGVEKEFIEANSVSGNRIVFVNGVFHNELSALINHPKINFWDSPNVSENHTVDFLIELNNALTTDGIFLEIDDHVIVDEIIEIFYINIDCTQIINLKNRIKVGKSAQVKFAEYSINYNSSPAYNNTVTHIDVAENALVEFYKIQDGGSMFNITDHTFVHQAAKSICNITTLSLSGGIIRNVLQFDVNGERAESHMNGLYLLQHEEHVDNRTLVNHHVANCESFELYKGILGGKSTGVFNGKIVVKQAAQKTNAFQSNRNLLLSNDANVYTKPQLEIFADDVKCSHGATSSQIEDSELFYLKARGIGKDTARGLLVFAFGEEVIEKIRHEALKNKMEKRIAELLKIEL from the coding sequence ATGATAGAACAACTCGAAAATATAATACCAGCTATTCAGGACGAACACCAAAAAGTATCGTTGCAAAATGCTGTTTCCATTGGTATTCCGACCATGAAACAGGAAGAATGGAAGTACACCTATTACAATAAGATTTTACAACAAGGGTTTACCGTCCCAACGCCGAAGGGGCTCAAAACCCCTTCGACATTGGCAGGTGTTGAAAAAGAGTTCATCGAAGCGAATTCCGTTTCCGGCAACAGAATTGTTTTTGTGAACGGTGTTTTCCATAATGAACTATCTGCGCTCATCAACCACCCGAAAATTAATTTCTGGGACTCCCCCAATGTTTCGGAAAACCATACGGTCGATTTTCTGATAGAGTTGAATAATGCCCTGACAACAGATGGTATATTTTTAGAAATCGACGACCATGTTATCGTGGATGAGATCATAGAAATCTTCTATATCAATATAGATTGCACGCAAATCATTAACCTGAAAAACAGGATAAAAGTGGGCAAAAGTGCACAGGTGAAGTTTGCCGAATATTCCATCAACTACAACTCATCCCCGGCTTACAATAATACGGTTACCCATATAGATGTTGCTGAAAACGCCCTGGTGGAATTCTATAAGATTCAGGATGGCGGCAGTATGTTCAATATTACGGATCATACATTTGTACACCAGGCTGCCAAATCAATCTGCAATATTACCACACTCTCTTTATCCGGAGGTATTATTCGGAATGTGCTGCAGTTTGATGTAAACGGTGAACGGGCGGAGTCACATATGAACGGGCTTTATTTGTTGCAGCACGAGGAACATGTCGATAACAGAACCCTCGTAAATCATCATGTAGCCAACTGTGAGAGTTTTGAGTTGTATAAAGGCATACTCGGTGGAAAATCAACCGGTGTGTTTAATGGTAAAATTGTAGTAAAGCAAGCTGCTCAAAAAACCAATGCATTTCAAAGCAACCGAAATTTACTATTGAGTAATGATGCGAATGTTTACACAAAACCGCAACTGGAAATTTTTGCGGATGATGTGAAATGTTCACATGGGGCTACTTCCTCGCAGATTGAAGACAGCGAATTGTTTTACCTGAAGGCACGGGGTATCGGAAAAGATACGGCTCGGGGATTGCTGGTATTTGCTTTTGGTGAAGAAGTTATAGAAAAAATCAGGCACGAAGCGTTAAAGAATAAAATGGAAAAGAGAATAGCGGAGTTGTTGAAGATAGAATTGTAA
- a CDS encoding cysteine desulfurase has protein sequence MSLNIAQIRADFPILQEKIRGKQLVYLDNGASTQKPHAVIEAEKYYYEHQYANIHRGVHYLSQIGTDLYENVRKQIRQFINAKHDHEIIFTKGTTNAINLVAYTFGRKFINEGDEIVVTEMEHHSNIVPWQMLCEEKKCVLKFIPLQEDGSISLEDAERLITSKTKLVSVVYVSNALGTINPIPELIAIAHKNGAKILVDAAQAIQHFTIDVRALDADFLVFSGHKIYGPTGTGVLYGKEEILNEMPPYEGGGDMIKSVSFKGTTYNDLPFKFEAGTPNIAGCIALGTAVKYVQDTGIEYIRAYETELLQYATEQLSQIEGLKLYGTAKHKSSVISFLMEGIYPYDVGVLLDNMGIAIRTGHHCAQPVMDHYGIPGTCRASFAFYNTKEEVYVLIEGILKAKKMLS, from the coding sequence ATGTCATTAAACATAGCACAAATTCGAGCTGACTTCCCGATCCTGCAGGAAAAGATTCGAGGTAAGCAGCTCGTGTATCTGGATAACGGAGCTTCCACACAGAAGCCGCATGCCGTCATTGAAGCGGAGAAATATTACTATGAACACCAGTATGCCAATATTCACCGCGGCGTGCATTATCTATCACAGATTGGAACGGATTTGTATGAAAACGTGCGTAAGCAGATACGGCAGTTTATCAACGCGAAACACGATCATGAAATCATTTTCACCAAAGGAACCACGAATGCCATCAATCTGGTAGCCTATACCTTTGGAAGAAAATTCATCAACGAGGGCGATGAAATCGTTGTGACGGAAATGGAACATCATTCCAATATCGTTCCCTGGCAAATGCTTTGTGAAGAAAAGAAATGTGTGCTGAAATTCATTCCCTTGCAGGAAGATGGTTCTATCAGCCTGGAAGATGCTGAAAGGCTCATTACCTCTAAAACGAAACTGGTGTCGGTTGTTTATGTGTCTAATGCATTGGGAACCATAAATCCGATACCTGAACTGATTGCCATCGCGCATAAAAACGGGGCGAAGATTTTAGTAGACGCAGCTCAGGCGATTCAGCATTTTACCATTGATGTGCGGGCATTGGATGCCGACTTTCTGGTTTTCAGCGGGCATAAGATTTACGGCCCGACCGGAACCGGAGTACTGTATGGAAAGGAGGAAATTTTAAATGAAATGCCTCCGTATGAAGGCGGCGGTGATATGATCAAATCGGTTTCCTTTAAAGGAACCACCTACAATGATTTACCATTTAAGTTTGAAGCCGGAACGCCCAATATTGCTGGCTGCATTGCATTAGGTACTGCTGTAAAATATGTACAGGATACCGGCATTGAATACATCAGAGCCTATGAAACGGAATTGCTGCAGTACGCGACGGAGCAATTATCTCAGATTGAGGGACTGAAACTATACGGAACAGCCAAACATAAATCATCTGTCATTTCATTCTTAATGGAGGGCATATACCCGTACGATGTGGGCGTGTTGTTAGATAATATGGGCATTGCCATTCGTACCGGCCATCATTGTGCGCAACCCGTGATGGATCACTACGGTATTCCAGGAACCTGCAGGGCCTCGTTTGCTTTTTACAATACCAAAGAAGAAGTGTATGTATTGATAGAAGGGATTTTAAAAGCTAAAAAAATGCTGAGTTAA
- a CDS encoding SufE family protein — MQSINDIQDEIIEDFSMYDDWNDKYEYLIEFGKSLPLIDEQYKTEENRIHGCQSRVWLHAELKEYKLYFFADSDAIITKGIVGLLVKVLSGHTPKEIAESELYFIEKIGLKEHLSPTRANGLVSMIKKMKTYGIAFQAH, encoded by the coding sequence ATGCAGTCCATCAATGACATACAAGATGAGATCATCGAAGACTTTTCCATGTATGATGACTGGAATGACAAGTACGAATACCTGATTGAATTTGGTAAATCGTTACCGCTGATAGATGAACAGTATAAGACAGAAGAGAACAGGATACACGGCTGCCAGTCCAGGGTTTGGCTGCATGCCGAACTGAAAGAGTATAAACTCTATTTTTTTGCGGACAGCGATGCCATCATCACCAAGGGCATTGTGGGATTATTGGTAAAGGTTTTGAGCGGGCATACGCCGAAGGAAATAGCGGAAAGTGAGTTATATTTTATTGAAAAGATAGGATTGAAGGAACACTTATCCCCGACACGCGCCAACGGACTGGTGAGTATGATTAAGAAGATGAAAACATACGGAATCGCTTTTCAGGCACATTAA
- a CDS encoding SUF system Fe-S cluster assembly protein: MTQKTFMEIKDEAIHQIQTIYDPEIPVNIYELGLIYEVNVDVDNNVHVLMTLTAPNCPAAESLPAEVEEKIKAIEGVKSCRVEITFEPTWDQEMMSETAKLELGFL, encoded by the coding sequence ATGACACAAAAAACATTTATGGAGATAAAAGACGAAGCCATACATCAGATTCAGACCATCTATGACCCGGAGATTCCGGTGAATATCTACGAGTTGGGACTGATTTACGAGGTGAATGTAGATGTAGATAATAATGTACACGTACTGATGACACTGACTGCACCCAACTGTCCGGCAGCAGAAAGTTTACCGGCAGAAGTCGAAGAAAAGATTAAAGCTATTGAAGGCGTAAAAAGCTGCAGAGTGGAAATCACTTTTGAACCTACCTGGGACCAGGAGATGATGAGCGAAACGGCAAAACTGGAATTGGGCTTTTTATGA
- a CDS encoding BrxA/BrxB family bacilliredoxin encodes MYPEHITKPCEEQLTNAGFKALKTPEEVTEILSSTKGTTLLVINSVCGCAAANARPAALASIIHAKRPKNLVTVFAGVDGEAVAKAREFTFPFPPSSPCIGLFKDGKLVHFIERHMIEGRPAKMIADNLVAAYEEYCN; translated from the coding sequence ATGTATCCAGAACACATCACCAAACCATGCGAAGAACAATTAACAAATGCCGGTTTCAAGGCATTGAAAACACCGGAAGAAGTAACGGAGATCCTCTCTTCCACAAAAGGTACCACCTTATTGGTTATCAACTCCGTTTGCGGTTGCGCGGCTGCGAATGCCCGCCCTGCAGCCTTAGCATCCATCATACATGCAAAACGCCCCAAAAACTTAGTGACCGTTTTTGCGGGAGTAGACGGAGAAGCAGTAGCAAAAGCCCGGGAATTCACCTTCCCCTTTCCGCCTAGTTCCCCATGTATCGGCTTATTTAAAGACGGTAAACTGGTGCACTTCATTGAACGCCACATGATTGAAGGCCGCCCTGCTAAAATGATTGCGGATAACCTTGTTGCAGCATACGAAGAATACTGCAATTAA
- a CDS encoding 2-oxoacid:ferredoxin oxidoreductase subunit beta, translating into MSYIKPKFHHPELPVNRLGFTKKEYEGVISTLCSGCGHDSISAAIVQACFEMNIQPHQVAKLSGIGCSSKTPAYFLNNSHGFNSVHGRMPSVATGAVLANRDLMYLGISGDGDSASIGIGQFVHSIRRNLNMTYIVMNNGCYGLTKGQDSATADVGSVSKSGNANQYTAIDLAGLALELGATFVARSFSGDKAQLIPLIKAGMSHHGFALIDVVSPCVTFNNNTGSTKSYDYVREHMEAVDTFDYVPYEKEITIEYKDGEALEVEMHDGSKVYLSKLAKDWDPFNRFSALNKLNESRAGGEILTGLIYIDEQSKDFHEMIHTVEKPLNQLTEQELCPGNEVLQRINDSFR; encoded by the coding sequence ATGTCATATATAAAACCAAAATTTCATCATCCTGAGTTGCCTGTCAATCGATTAGGATTTACTAAAAAAGAGTACGAAGGTGTGATCTCCACCCTTTGCAGCGGCTGCGGCCATGACTCCATCAGTGCCGCGATTGTACAGGCATGTTTCGAGATGAATATACAACCACATCAGGTTGCGAAATTGTCCGGGATAGGATGTTCGTCTAAAACACCTGCCTACTTTCTAAATAATTCGCATGGTTTCAATTCCGTTCACGGACGTATGCCATCCGTGGCAACCGGTGCGGTGTTAGCCAACAGAGACCTGATGTACTTAGGCATTTCCGGTGACGGTGACAGCGCCTCCATTGGAATAGGACAGTTCGTGCATTCTATTCGTAGAAATTTAAATATGACTTACATTGTGATGAATAATGGCTGTTACGGACTGACCAAAGGACAGGATTCCGCTACGGCAGATGTGGGTTCTGTAAGTAAATCAGGCAATGCCAATCAATATACGGCCATAGACCTGGCCGGATTGGCATTGGAATTAGGTGCCACTTTCGTTGCCCGCAGTTTTTCTGGAGATAAAGCACAGTTGATTCCCTTGATAAAAGCGGGCATGTCGCATCATGGATTTGCATTGATTGATGTGGTGTCGCCGTGTGTTACATTTAATAATAATACAGGTTCCACTAAATCCTACGACTATGTTCGGGAACACATGGAAGCGGTGGACACATTCGATTATGTTCCCTATGAGAAAGAAATTACGATAGAGTATAAAGACGGAGAGGCGCTGGAAGTGGAGATGCATGATGGCTCCAAAGTATACCTCAGCAAACTGGCTAAGGATTGGGATCCGTTCAACAGGTTTTCAGCTTTAAATAAATTAAATGAATCCAGGGCAGGCGGAGAAATCTTAACGGGACTGATTTATATAGACGAACAAAGCAAAGATTTTCATGAGATGATTCATACGGTTGAGAAACCTTTAAATCAGTTGACGGAACAAGAGCTTTGTCCGGGCAATGAGGTACTGCAGCGCATCAATGATAGTTTCAGATAG